One region of Sylvia atricapilla isolate bSylAtr1 chromosome Z, bSylAtr1.pri, whole genome shotgun sequence genomic DNA includes:
- the IDNK gene encoding probable gluconokinase has translation MVVVVVMGVSGSGKTTVGSRLAEKLGWKFYDADDYHPLENKKKMEKGIPLNDEDRIPWLCTLHDSLRREDTCRQDTVLACSALKKMYRRVLISGASAIESNQPEHPGENPALKILFVHLDGPMDIIAGRLEKRRGHFMPLELLKSQFDTLEPPSAPENFITVSLEKSLPEIVLEIESAILQGEALLE, from the exons ATGGTAGTCGTGGTAGTGATGGGCGTCAGCGGCTCAGGGAA GACCACGGTCGGGTCGCGGCTGGCAGAAAAG ttggGATGGAAATTCTACGATGCAGATGATTATCATCCTCTAgagaataagaagaaaatggaaaaagggaTACCACTAAATGATGAG GACAGGATTCCTTGGCTTTGCACATTGCATGACTCACTAAGGAG AGAAGACACATGTAGACAAGATACAGTTCTGGCCTGTTCTGCACTGAAGAAAATGTACAGGCGTGTGTTAATTAGTGGAGCATCTGCAATTGAGAGCAACCAGCCAGAGCACCCAGGAGAAAACCCAGCACTGAAGATCCTCTTTGTTCATTTGGATGGACCTATGGACATCATTGCTGGCCGCCTGGAGAAACGGAGAGGTCATTTTATGCCACTCGAACTTCTCAAGTCTCAGTTTGATACTCTAGAGCCACCTAGTGCACCAGAAAACTTCATTACTGTCAGTCTAGAAAAATCTCTCCCAGAAATAGTGCTGGAGATTGAGAGTGCCATTCTTCAGGGTGAGGCTTTGCTGGAGTAA